The sequence ACAAAAATAGACTCGAAAACACAAGATTTAAACGTAAAAATTTCAACTTTTGATTGAAAACCCGTTTAGACCAAAACCCTAAAACAAGAAAACTATAAAATCGACTCAAAAACGTTTGGATCAGCAACtcttaagctctgataccactttgtaggcgAACTATAGACCTTAGATCAAACGTATTAACCTAGATTAACGGCGGAAACGATAACTAGGGCGAGTCGAATACTTAATCAACTTTCGAGATCAATATAACCAACAAATAGTTGATATAATCAATGCCTAGAGCTTTGTATTCGCTTAGGAATTAGTCTGGGACGATGAACACGGAGAGATACGTCGGCTAAAGGGTTTGTGGTGTGTTACCTCACAAAGAACCAcaaaacccgtatatatatatatatatatatatatatatatatatatatatatatatatatatatatatatatatatcttcagtgaccatcggccggtggtctgagacctacggccgatggtgagagtccctcgaccgatggtccctaccatcggtcgatggtctgagcagccaaccaactGCTCTGAACCATTTtacgacattatactaagcaattCACATACGAAGTATTAATGACAATGTTCATACATGACTGAAATACGAAATACAAAACTAATAGAACGTATTacataatagaactcgggattatgcatcAACAAATATAAAACATTAAAGGAGGTTACATATCTGTATGCGGCCTAACCAAGTTGTCTCGTGACTGTTTCTGACTTTTTTCTTGGCCACTCAAAATATGTTACTAGTGAGGTTCATATATGAGATGACATATCTGAACAAAGTatgaatgatttagataatcactcATCAATAACCACAAACAATCCAGAATTACACCAAAGAACCACAAACTTGAATTAAACAATTGAGAGAAAGTGAATACAGAAAAAATAGATCGAATGAATGAAAGATGCAGAAACCCTAAATCACCTAAACTATATATACACATTAAGAAATAAAGAAAGACAAAGAGACCCCTGTACTTGTATAACTTCTGTATAATGTCAACAATAGTCCCTGTACTTGGTGATTAGATAATAAACAAAACATGGATACCTAATCTCAACTATGTCCCATCTGTGTGTTTATTAAACTGAACCCCACACCAGGTGCATTATTTAGAGTAAAAAACACATGGTGCACAAAGAGATTAGGCCTTCAACATAACTTATAAATGAAGCTTCTGAATCCTGCTGCTACATGTAAGCACAAGCACATCTTTGACATCACCAATCAACACCAGGAACAAGCTGAGCAACCTTAACCTGCTACTCAACCAAACAAAAGTAAATATACAGAAAACAAATGATGAGATTGATCTTTGAACACCCCCCCACAATCTCATTATTTGAACAAATTTAACAAACCCATTTGGTCACACAACATCCCATGTTGTGTACCACTTATACCTTTTGTAAACATGTCTGCTAAATTATCTGCAGACTGAATCTTTTTGACATCAATAACATTTTTGGATAATTTTTCTCTAACAAAGTGAAGATCTATATCAAAATGTTTTGTTTTTTCATGAAAGACAGGATTTGATGCTATTTTGATTGCAGCTTTATTATCAACAAAAACATTTATAGGCAGATCAATATCACACTTAAATTCAACCAACAACTTCAAAATCCAAATAATTTCACAAACAACATCTGCTAGAGCTCTATATTCTGCTTCTGTAGAAGATCTTGATATTGTAGCTTGTTTCTTACTCTTCCATGAAACCATGGAACCAAATAAGAAGATACAATAACCTGTAACAGATTTCCTGTCCATACTAGCCTTAGCCCAATCAGAATCAACAAAAGCAATCATATCCAACTTATCATCTTTTAAAATATGAACACCTAACCCTGGTGCAGCCTTCAAGTACCTTAACAGCCTAAGTGCACACTTTAAATGAGACTCTAAGGGTGCATGCATAAATTGACTCAAAAAATGTACAGAATAAGCAATATTAGGCCTTGTTAATGTAAGATAGATAAGTTTTCCAATTAACCTTTGATATTCATTAATGTTTTGTAAAGGTTTATCCTATTTAGATTCATCAGTGTTCAAAACATAACCATCTTCCAATGGGGTTGAAGCAGGTTTACTTGCCAAATTACCAAACTGAGCTAACAACTCTAAACAATATTTTCTTTGTGACAAACATATCCCTTTTTCAGTTTTTAAAACCTCAATTCCCAAAAAATATTTTAGAACACCCAAgtcttttattaaaaattttgaaTTCAGAAATTGTTTAAACTTTTTGATTTCATTAACATTGTTTCCtgtgatgacaatgtcatcaacatacactAACAGAATAACAAATACATTATCATCAGATTTAACAAACAAAGAATAATCATTCTTACTTTGCTCAAAGCCATGCTCAACCAAAATGGAAGTTAATTTCTCATTCCACTTTTTTGGGGCTTGCTTTAAGCCATATAAACTCTTTTTTAACTTGCACACTCTTTTTTCACTATCATCAAAATACCCTAGAGGTAAAGACATGTAAACATCTTCATCTAAATCACCATAGAGAAAAGCATTGTTTACATCTAATTGAAAAATTTCCTAATCATTAACAACAACAAGACTCAAAACACACCTTACAGTGGTCATTTTAaccactggtgaaaaagtttcatcaaaatcaataccttcTCTTTGGTCATACCCTttagcaacaagtctagctttaaatCTATCAATTTGACCATTtgacttatatttaattttgtatatCCATTTGCAACCTATTGGTTTTCTGTCAGAAGGTAAGTGAACTAATTCCCATGTGTCATTTCTGTATAAAGCTTCCATTTCAGAGTTCATAGCTTCTATCCAGTGTTGTGATTTACAAGCTTCCTAATAAGTATTTGGTTCCACACATTTATTAAGAGAAGAAACAAAACACAAGTTTTCAGGAATCAAAACACTATAATTAACAAATTTTTCTATACCATACTTAACATTACCACCTAACacaaaatcatcaaatctttttgGTTTAATAATGTCTCTTTGAGATCTCCTTAAAGTAGAAGATGGTGCTGGTGTATCAGTTTCATTTAAAATATTTTTGTTGCCCTCAGGGTGATTTGTTTCAGCAGATAATGTTGCAGATGATGGAATACTACCACTATGACCTGGAACAGAATCATTTGGCAGATTTCCTTCATTGCCATCACTACTTATGTCATCtttcccttcatcattgggactttgaGAACTTTGACTATCAACATCATACATATCAAAAAAGTTAATTTGATTTAAACTGCTATTTATTTTATCAACTTCAGTTCCCATTGTTTTAAATGGGAACACATCTTCATAAAATCTAACATCTCTTGAAAACAAAACACTTTTACTATCAAAACTGTATAGTTTGTAACCCTTTTTTACTGTAGAATAACCAATCAAAGCAcatttttcagattttgaagaaaacTTATCATTACTATTTAAAACAGTTGTAAAACCAAGACAACCAAAGACTCTCAAATGGGAAAGATTAGGTTTTTTATGATACACCAGCTCAAAGGGACACTTTCCATTCATCACAGAAGATGGCAATCTGTTAATCAAATAAGTTGCAGTAAGAACACAATCAGACCAAAACTTAAGAGGAATCCCCCCTTGAAACATTAGAGATCTAGCTACATTGAGTAGATGTCTATGTTTCCTTTCTACAATTCCATTCTGTTGTGGTGTATAAACACAAGTTGTTTGATGATTTATTCCATTTTTAACAACAAAATCTGTCATTTTTGTGTTTAAAAATTCACTACCATTATCACTTCTGATTATTTTGATTTTCTTTTGAAATTGAGTAAACAATTGTTCATGAaataattcaacataataacaaactTCTTCTTTTGATTTTAACAAGAAAATCCAAACAGCCCTTGTGTAATCATCAACAACAGTAAGGAAAAAACTAAATCCATCTCTGCTAGTAACTTTATATGGACCCCACACATCCAAATGTATTAATTCACCCAGATGTGTGGACTTATGATCACTAAGTGGAAAAGGTTCCCTTGTTTGCTTAGCCTTGTGACATACATCACAAGGAATTGAACTGTTATCAGTCACAAAATCTAATTCATTTTTTAAAATATTGAGAACTTGGTCAGCGGGGTGGCCAAGTCTACTATGCCATGTAGATTTAGACAACATACACAACTGAAGGTTTGAGTGATGACGCTCACCCTTAGTTGAATCATTGAAAACATACAAGCCATCATATAATCTACCAGTCACAACAGTCTTCCTGGTTACTAGATCCTGAATATAGCATGCACATCTATCAAAACCAACAAATAAAGAATTATCTCTTACCAAACAATACACAGATAACAGACTAACACAATAATCAGGAACAACCAACACATCATACAAAACAAGATCTTTTGAAAGTCTTAAATTTCCAATCTGTTTAACCTTTGCTCTTGTTCCATTAGGATGACCaacatttaaatttaaatttgacaCATCATTAATAACTTCAAATCCTTTACAAGAATTTGTCATATGTTGATTAGCTCCAGAGTCAATAATCCATCCAAAGTTGACATTTTCTTTTTCATTAATGTTACATGACAAGAATTTATCAATGTTTTGATTAAAGATCACATTTAAGTTCATAAAATTACCTGTCATATTAGAGGATGAGTGTGCAGGAGCACTTTTCCCATCCAAAAGATTAACCAGCTTAGCTATTTGCTCATTTGAAAGTGTGATTGAAGTTGTACCTGTATTGCAGGCACTACTACTAGAACTAGAAGAGTGATTAGTGCTTAAAAGTGATGAATTATTAGAATTTCTTCTTTTAAAGTTTGGTGGATAACCCACAACCTCAAAACATCTATCTACAGTATGATTTGTCTTACCACATTTAGTACACTTAAGATTATTAGGTTTAGGTGGGTATCCTATGATTTCAAAGCACTTTTCTATTGTATGTCCAGTTCTACCACACTTTTTACACTCAGGTTTGAGATTATTATTAGCCATTTTCTGTTTACCAGTGTTAGAAAAGAATGCAGATGATTCATTTATAGATTTCTTACCATGAACTCCCCTATGTGACTCCTCTCTTGATATTATATTAAATGCAGCCTTAACAGATGGTAAAGGATCACTAGTTAGGATAGTAGTCCTTACTGGCTGATAGGAATCATCCAGTCCCATTAAAAACTTCATTAATTTTCTTTGATTATAATATTCTATTCTTTTCTTATCAGCATCACATTGACATGAGGTAATTTACACAGAATATCATATTGTTTCCATAGTGAGTTCAATTTATGATAATAATCTGATACAGGAGTACCATTTTGAGTTAACAATGAAATCTTTTGTTCAAGATTAAACAGAACAGAACCATCTACTTTATCATAAGTTTCCCTTAATTCCTCCCAAACAACAGAAGCCAACTTAGAATAGATTTGACCATAATACAATTCATTAGAAATACAACCTAAGATCCAAGATAAAATCACAGCATTACACCTTTCCCATTGATTAGAAAGAACTTCATCTTCAACATCTTTTTCAAGAGTTCCATTTATAAAATCAAGTTTGTTCTTAGTTTGTAAAGCCAAT comes from Rutidosis leptorrhynchoides isolate AG116_Rl617_1_P2 chromosome 4, CSIRO_AGI_Rlap_v1, whole genome shotgun sequence and encodes:
- the LOC139840455 gene encoding uncharacterized protein, coding for MSGDESEVSTTMISKLDFGNPLYLHASDISSTPLINFKLKGTENYKLWACAMELALQTKNKLDFINGTLEKDVEDEVLSNQWERCNAVILSWILGCISNELYYGQIYSKLASVVWEELRETYDKVDGSVLFNLEQKISLLTQNGTPVSDYYHKLNSLWKQYDILCKLPHVNVMLIRKE